A genomic region of Betaproteobacteria bacterium contains the following coding sequences:
- a CDS encoding Type II secretory pathway component PulD: protein MRLASRLSAGEDPAAARNPRARLLAACIAAGTLALSGCVGLHRTVEPTEGHVKIAPAPPGEILPPVRSSTFAVPVPKPTLKPPTYSVVVNDVPVKELLVALARDTRQNIDIHPGLTGLVSLNAINETLPAILERISKQVNMRVRYEGNTILVQPDTPYLKTYRVNYVNMERDSESRIGVSGSITGGPSTSGGGQGGAQGTNQSQTTVNTKSQNHFWTVLRENIRNILASTQALAQSAEDKAARSEALRAARDERIAQAEAVARAGAAAPSMLDKVIENTPPRDIPGDVNQSIVVNPIAGTVSVLATERQHDLIRQHIDSVLNAVHRQVLIEATIVEVRLSDAYQAGIDWSRLPITGGLSLTQSLLSGFGTGLTQGGDNQFRVGYVNPDSGIGNISATVRLLEEFGNTRVLSSPKLMAMNNQTALLKVVDNVVYFEISSSVNQVADAGTVTAVTTTAKTVSVGVVMGVTPQINENGRVTLTVRPSVSRVLRFVPDPNPVLEVQNLVPEVQIREMESVLQVGTGQTVVLGGLMEDDIRHNREQIPGADYLGGVGELFRFRDNRNIKRELVIFLKPTIVTNPSLQSDELQFYQRFLPQMMRAPAGTPAAPATP, encoded by the coding sequence ATGCGACTTGCGTCGCGTTTGAGCGCTGGGGAGGATCCTGCCGCGGCTCGAAACCCGAGAGCCCGGCTGCTGGCCGCATGCATCGCGGCCGGTACGCTCGCCCTGTCCGGTTGCGTGGGCCTGCATCGAACCGTCGAACCGACGGAAGGCCACGTGAAGATCGCGCCGGCGCCGCCGGGCGAGATCCTGCCGCCGGTTCGTTCCAGCACGTTCGCCGTGCCGGTGCCCAAGCCGACGCTCAAACCGCCGACCTACAGCGTCGTCGTCAACGACGTTCCGGTGAAGGAGCTGCTGGTCGCGCTCGCACGCGACACGCGCCAGAACATCGATATCCATCCCGGGCTCACCGGGCTGGTCAGCCTCAATGCGATCAACGAGACCCTGCCCGCGATCCTGGAGCGCATCAGCAAGCAGGTGAACATGCGCGTGCGCTACGAGGGCAACACGATCCTGGTGCAGCCGGACACGCCCTATCTCAAGACGTATCGGGTCAACTACGTCAACATGGAGCGCGACAGCGAATCGCGCATCGGCGTCTCGGGCTCGATCACGGGGGGGCCGAGCACGAGCGGCGGCGGACAGGGCGGCGCTCAAGGCACGAACCAATCGCAGACCACGGTGAACACCAAGTCGCAGAATCACTTCTGGACCGTGCTGCGTGAGAACATCCGCAACATCCTGGCTTCGACCCAGGCGCTCGCGCAATCGGCGGAAGATAAGGCGGCTCGCAGCGAGGCGCTGCGGGCGGCGCGCGACGAGCGTATCGCCCAGGCCGAAGCGGTTGCGCGGGCGGGCGCCGCGGCCCCGTCGATGCTGGACAAGGTGATCGAAAACACCCCACCGCGCGACATCCCTGGCGATGTCAATCAAAGCATCGTGGTCAACCCGATCGCTGGAACCGTCAGCGTGCTCGCCACCGAACGCCAGCACGATCTCATTCGCCAGCACATCGACAGCGTGCTCAATGCGGTGCACCGCCAGGTGCTGATCGAAGCGACCATCGTGGAAGTGCGCCTGTCGGATGCCTACCAGGCGGGCATCGACTGGAGCCGGCTGCCCATAACCGGCGGCCTGAGCCTGACGCAAAGCCTGCTGTCGGGCTTCGGCACCGGGCTCACGCAAGGCGGCGACAACCAGTTCCGGGTCGGCTACGTCAACCCGGATTCGGGCATCGGCAACATATCGGCCACCGTGCGCCTGCTGGAGGAATTCGGCAACACGCGCGTGCTGTCGAGCCCGAAGCTGATGGCGATGAACAACCAGACGGCATTGCTCAAGGTGGTCGACAACGTCGTCTATTTCGAAATCAGCTCGTCCGTCAACCAAGTGGCCGACGCCGGGACGGTCACCGCCGTAACCACGACGGCAAAAACAGTGTCTGTGGGTGTGGTCATGGGCGTGACGCCGCAGATCAACGAGAACGGACGGGTCACACTGACCGTGCGGCCCTCGGTGTCCCGGGTGCTGCGCTTCGTGCCCGATCCCAATCCGGTGCTCGAGGTTCAGAACCTGGTGCCGGAAGTGCAGATCCGCGAGATGGAATCCGTGCTCCAGGTCGGCACCGGCCAGACCGTCGTGCTCGGCGGGCTCATGGAAGACGACATCCGGCATAATCGCGAGCAGATCCCGGGGGCCGATTACCTCGGCGGCGTGGGCGAGCTGTTTCGGTTTCGCGACAACCGCAACATCAAGCGCGAGCTGGTGATCTTCCTCAAGCCCACGATCGTTACCAATCCGTCGCTGCAATCCGACGAATTGCAGTTCTACCAGCGCTTCCTGCCGCAGATGATGCGGGCTCCCGCCGGAACGCCTGCCGCACCCGCAACGCCATGA
- a CDS encoding tetratricopeptide repeat protein, which produces MSLLLKALQNAARNREAAGATHGETGADSGDRPAAPGELTLEPVQPAPRASTRAQPLSDEDGGERHAAPRPQQAQTVFRAGARPARTARSGPGLLDWLGRRPLVAFSTAAGLFAIGYGVYLYLQITNPGLFVAQPSSPPPPSPAPKVAAAPRPAEPPLPATGPMAVPPGPAAPATSPAPAPSPAPPAASAPPIPPSARATPAAPGMPPSGTGSAPGAAAGSPAPSAAGSVTPATPPSPPRAAASERIAAERAPSAPSQASVPSSAATPPMASRGSATRPKPAAKTSVATTREPPEGVAPAGGAQVVAVDANVLSAYQALEQGRLDEAEQLYRQAMASDPRSVDAMLGLAATLSQQNQGDAASRLYLRVLEQEPRNAYAQAGLLNIGGRADPVAAEARLKQLIAREPSAFLYFSLGNLYSGQGQWAAAQSAYFQAHNLAPDNPDYAFNLAVGLEHLSQPKLALDYYRRAVALAQSRGHAQFELAPVENRIRALEATLALNP; this is translated from the coding sequence ATGAGCCTGTTGCTCAAAGCCCTGCAAAACGCCGCCAGGAATCGCGAGGCGGCGGGTGCGACGCATGGCGAAACGGGCGCGGACAGTGGCGATCGTCCGGCCGCTCCGGGCGAGCTGACCCTGGAGCCGGTGCAACCCGCGCCGCGCGCCTCGACGCGGGCGCAGCCGTTGAGCGACGAAGACGGCGGGGAGCGCCATGCGGCGCCCAGACCGCAACAGGCGCAAACGGTTTTCCGGGCCGGCGCTCGCCCGGCTCGAACGGCGCGGAGCGGGCCGGGCCTCCTCGACTGGCTCGGGCGCCGGCCGCTGGTCGCCTTCAGCACCGCCGCCGGTCTGTTTGCCATCGGTTACGGCGTCTACCTGTACCTGCAGATCACCAACCCGGGCCTGTTCGTCGCCCAGCCGAGCTCGCCGCCGCCTCCGTCCCCGGCGCCAAAGGTCGCCGCGGCGCCGAGACCGGCCGAGCCGCCCTTGCCGGCGACCGGGCCCATGGCGGTGCCGCCAGGGCCCGCCGCACCTGCGACGAGCCCTGCACCTGCGCCAAGCCCCGCACCACCGGCTGCATCGGCGCCACCCATTCCGCCCTCCGCGCGCGCGACTCCGGCCGCGCCGGGCATGCCTCCTTCCGGCACCGGTTCAGCGCCCGGGGCGGCCGCTGGTTCGCCGGCCCCATCCGCTGCTGGATCGGTCACGCCTGCCACTCCCCCTTCGCCGCCCCGCGCCGCGGCGAGCGAACGGATCGCGGCCGAGCGGGCACCTTCTGCGCCGAGCCAGGCATCCGTTCCGAGCAGCGCCGCAACCCCTCCCATGGCTTCGCGCGGCAGTGCGACGCGGCCCAAACCCGCGGCAAAGACTTCGGTCGCAACCACACGCGAACCGCCTGAAGGGGTTGCTCCCGCAGGCGGCGCCCAGGTGGTCGCGGTGGACGCGAACGTCCTGTCGGCGTACCAGGCGCTGGAGCAAGGCCGGCTGGACGAGGCGGAACAGTTGTACCGCCAGGCGATGGCGTCCGATCCACGCAGCGTCGACGCCATGCTGGGGCTGGCAGCCACGCTCTCGCAGCAGAACCAGGGCGACGCGGCCAGTCGGCTCTACCTGCGGGTGCTGGAGCAGGAGCCGCGCAATGCCTACGCCCAGGCGGGATTGCTCAACATCGGTGGGCGAGCCGACCCGGTCGCGGCCGAGGCGCGCCTGAAGCAACTGATCGCGCGCGAGCCTTCGGCATTCCTCTATTTCAGCCTCGGCAACCTGTACTCCGGGCAAGGCCAGTGGGCGGCGGCGCAGAGCGCCTACTTCCAGGCCCACAACCTCGCCCCCGACAATCCCGACTACGCCTTCAATCTGGCTGTCGGGCTGGAACATCTGAGCCAGCCGAAGCTCGCGCTGGACTACTACCGCCGTGCCGTGGCCCTGGCACAATCTCGCGGCCACGCCCAGTTCGAGCTGGCGCCGGTGGAGAACCGCATTCGCGCCCTGGAAGCGACGCTGGCGCTTAATCCATAG
- a CDS encoding secretion system protein E — protein sequence MAEQRKKLRLGELLVQQGLITDDQLRIGLTEQKSNNTPIGRQLVRLGFVTEAAIRDAMARTVGQESIDLSQVVADAEALRLVPQEFARRHRVLPIAWDPDERALTVATSGLFNVVALDQLRAMLGQGVLLNTLLAAEAQLEDCIDQFYGFELSVDGILREIETGEIDYQSMQAIGDEYTQPMVRLVNALLVDAVKRSASDIHLEPEYAFLRIRFRIDGVLEQVRSLHKTYWPGIAVRIKVMSEMNIAETRAPQDGRISLTLNGRPIDFRVSTQPTIHGENIVLRVLDREKSIISLDKMNLAPESMPKLNLMLARPEGILIVTGPTGSGKTTTLYSLLAEINDETVNIMTLEDPVEYPLNLMRQTSVNDAIKMDFANGIRSIMRQDPDIILVGEVRDRETAEMAFRAAMTGHQVFTTLHTNSALGAFPRLLDIGIQPDIMSGNIIGVIAQRLVRVLCSFCKEAYLPSPEERRLLGSREVGEVSLYRPVGCKQCAGKGFKGRMAIMEILLMDGDLDELVARRATTRELRTLALSKSFRPLADEGISRVLDGSTTIGEVSRAVDLTGRYT from the coding sequence TTGGCCGAGCAACGCAAGAAACTTCGCTTGGGCGAGCTGCTGGTCCAGCAGGGCCTGATCACGGACGATCAGCTGCGCATCGGGCTCACCGAGCAGAAGTCGAACAACACCCCGATCGGGCGCCAGCTCGTTCGCCTCGGCTTCGTCACCGAAGCGGCGATACGCGACGCGATGGCGCGCACGGTCGGCCAGGAGTCGATCGACTTGTCGCAGGTTGTGGCCGACGCCGAGGCCTTGCGCCTGGTGCCGCAGGAATTCGCACGCCGCCATCGCGTGCTGCCGATCGCCTGGGATCCCGACGAGCGCGCATTGACCGTCGCCACCAGCGGCTTGTTCAACGTGGTTGCGCTCGATCAGCTGCGCGCCATGCTGGGGCAGGGGGTGCTGCTAAATACCCTGCTGGCCGCCGAGGCCCAGCTCGAGGACTGCATCGACCAGTTCTACGGCTTCGAGCTCTCGGTCGACGGCATCCTGCGCGAGATCGAGACCGGCGAGATCGACTACCAGAGCATGCAGGCGATCGGCGACGAGTACACCCAGCCGATGGTGCGGCTGGTGAACGCGCTGCTGGTCGACGCGGTCAAGCGCAGCGCCTCCGACATCCACCTCGAGCCCGAGTACGCGTTCCTGCGCATCCGCTTCCGCATCGACGGCGTGCTCGAGCAGGTGCGCAGCCTGCACAAGACCTACTGGCCGGGCATCGCGGTGCGCATCAAGGTGATGAGCGAGATGAACATCGCCGAGACGCGCGCGCCGCAGGACGGGCGCATTTCGCTCACGCTGAACGGGCGCCCGATCGACTTCCGCGTCTCCACCCAGCCCACCATCCACGGCGAGAACATCGTGCTGCGGGTGCTGGACCGGGAGAAGTCGATCATCAGCCTCGACAAGATGAATCTGGCGCCCGAATCGATGCCGAAGCTCAATCTCATGCTGGCGCGTCCCGAGGGCATCCTGATCGTTACCGGACCGACCGGAAGCGGCAAGACCACGACCCTGTACTCGCTGCTGGCCGAGATCAACGACGAGACGGTCAACATCATGACGTTGGAGGATCCGGTCGAGTATCCGCTCAACCTCATGCGCCAGACGTCGGTGAACGATGCGATCAAGATGGACTTCGCCAACGGCATCCGTTCGATCATGCGCCAGGATCCGGACATCATCCTGGTGGGCGAGGTGCGCGACCGCGAAACCGCGGAGATGGCGTTCCGCGCCGCGATGACCGGGCACCAGGTGTTCACCACGCTGCACACCAACTCGGCGCTCGGCGCCTTTCCGCGCCTGCTCGACATCGGCATACAGCCCGACATCATGTCGGGCAACATCATCGGCGTGATCGCCCAGCGCCTGGTGCGGGTGCTGTGCTCGTTCTGCAAGGAGGCCTATTTGCCCTCCCCGGAAGAGCGCCGGCTGCTGGGATCGCGCGAGGTGGGCGAAGTGAGCCTGTACCGCCCGGTCGGCTGCAAGCAGTGCGCCGGCAAGGGCTTCAAGGGCCGCATGGCGATCATGGAAATTCTGCTCATGGACGGGGATCTCGATGAGCTGGTCGCACGCCGCGCCACGACCCGGGAGTTGCGCACGCTCGCGCTCAGCAAGAGCTTCCGGCCGCTCGCGGACGAAGGCATTTCGCGCGTGCTGGACGGCAGCACGACCATCGGCGAAGTGTCGCGCGCGGTCGATTTGACCGGGCGGTATACATGA